In the Streptomyces fradiae ATCC 10745 = DSM 40063 genome, one interval contains:
- a CDS encoding MBL fold metallo-hydrolase yields the protein MDVAWEEYGWERLAPGVGRRRLPGWDATVGLVVGEDAALLFDAGSTLREGAGIRAQTRGLLGGRRVTHIALSHPHFDHVLGAAAFSGAQVFGAVGLDEVLVREREELRADAVRWGVPEDEAGEAADVLVRPHHLVCAEWTLDLGGRQVMLADAGPGHTGHDLVLLVPGAAGDAPPEVVFCGDLVEESGEPQAGPDAFPALWPAALDRLLALGGEDAAYVPGHGAVVDAAFVRAQRDELARRFAVS from the coding sequence ATGGACGTCGCTTGGGAAGAGTACGGGTGGGAGCGGCTCGCCCCCGGAGTGGGGCGCAGGAGGCTCCCCGGCTGGGACGCGACCGTCGGCCTGGTGGTGGGCGAGGACGCCGCGCTGCTGTTCGACGCGGGTTCCACGCTGCGGGAGGGGGCCGGGATCCGGGCCCAGACGCGGGGGCTGCTGGGCGGCCGGCGCGTGACGCACATCGCACTGAGCCATCCGCACTTCGACCACGTGCTGGGGGCGGCGGCCTTCTCGGGCGCGCAGGTGTTCGGCGCGGTCGGGCTGGACGAGGTGCTGGTGCGCGAGCGGGAGGAGCTGCGGGCGGACGCCGTGCGGTGGGGCGTCCCCGAGGACGAGGCGGGCGAGGCCGCGGACGTCCTGGTGCGCCCGCACCACCTGGTGTGCGCGGAGTGGACGCTCGACCTGGGCGGCCGGCAGGTGATGCTGGCCGACGCCGGTCCCGGCCACACCGGCCACGACCTGGTGCTGCTGGTGCCGGGCGCGGCCGGGGACGCCCCGCCGGAGGTGGTGTTCTGCGGGGACCTGGTGGAGGAGTCGGGCGAGCCCCAGGCGGGGCCCGACGCGTTCCCGGCGCTGTGGCCGGCCGCGCTGGACCGGCTCCTGGCGCTGGGCGGCGAGGACGCGGCGTACGTGCCGGGGCACGGCGCGGTGGTGGACGCGGCGTTCGTCCGCGCCCAACGCGATGAGCTGGCCCGCCGGTTCGCCGTGTCGTAG
- a CDS encoding DUF3097 domain-containing protein: MRAYDSDLTPPWKKPAAVPEVPAEPDLVVEEAGTGFCGAVVGCEAGAVTLEDRFGKRRVFPLAPRGFLLEGRPVTLVRPTAAKPVRPSRTASGSVAVPGARARVARAGRIYVEGRHDAELVERVWGDDLRIEGVVVEYLEGVDDLPAVVRDFRPGPDARLGVLVDHLVQGSKEARIAASVTDPHVLVVGHPYVDVWQAVKPSALGIPAWPAVPRGQDWKTGVCRALGWPENTGAAWRHILGRVRSYRDLEPELLGRVEELIDWVTAPPS, encoded by the coding sequence ATGCGCGCCTACGACTCCGACCTGACCCCTCCGTGGAAGAAGCCGGCCGCCGTGCCGGAGGTGCCCGCCGAGCCGGACCTGGTGGTCGAGGAGGCCGGTACCGGGTTCTGCGGGGCGGTGGTGGGGTGCGAGGCCGGCGCGGTGACGCTGGAGGACCGGTTCGGCAAGCGCCGGGTCTTCCCGCTGGCGCCGCGCGGCTTCCTGCTGGAGGGCCGCCCGGTGACCCTGGTCCGGCCGACCGCCGCCAAGCCGGTGCGGCCGTCCCGTACGGCCTCCGGGTCGGTCGCCGTGCCGGGTGCGCGGGCGCGGGTCGCGCGGGCGGGGCGGATCTACGTGGAGGGGCGCCACGACGCGGAGCTGGTGGAGCGGGTGTGGGGCGACGACCTGCGGATCGAGGGCGTCGTCGTGGAGTACCTGGAGGGCGTCGACGACCTGCCCGCGGTCGTCCGGGACTTCCGCCCCGGCCCGGACGCCCGGCTCGGGGTGCTGGTGGACCACCTGGTGCAGGGGTCCAAGGAGGCCCGGATCGCCGCGTCGGTCACCGACCCGCACGTGCTGGTGGTGGGGCATCCGTACGTGGACGTGTGGCAGGCCGTGAAGCCGTCGGCGCTGGGCATCCCGGCGTGGCCGGCCGTGCCGCGCGGCCAGGACTGGAAGACCGGGGTGTGCCGGGCGCTGGGCTGGCCCGAGAACACCGGCGCGGCCTGGCGCCACATCCTGGGCCGGGTCCGCTCGTACCGGGACCTGGAGCCGGAGCTGCTGGGCCGGGTCGAGGAGCTGATCGACTGGGTGACGGCGCCGCCGTCGTAG